The following are from one region of the Gemmatimonadales bacterium genome:
- the nth gene encoding endonuclease III encodes MTPRQSPPKRKGRESRADRTTRTLEILMRLKRQYPDAHCELDFANPYQLLVATILSAQCTDVRVNQVTPALFARWPDPQSLAVAKPVELEAVVRPTGFFRTKARNLIGMAQGVTADHSGQIPASMDELRSLPGVGRKTANVILGNAFGTSEGITVDTHILRLGRLLGLTHGDDAERVEEELMAIVPREDWALVSHLLIWHGRRVCIANRPRCDECVLSDLCPSAFKPSVGYKGR; translated from the coding sequence ATGACCCCACGCCAGTCACCGCCGAAGCGGAAGGGACGCGAGTCGCGCGCCGATCGCACCACGCGCACACTCGAGATCCTCATGCGACTCAAGCGTCAATACCCCGACGCGCACTGTGAACTCGACTTCGCCAACCCATACCAGCTCCTGGTCGCCACGATCCTCTCGGCGCAATGCACCGATGTCCGGGTCAACCAGGTGACGCCGGCGCTCTTCGCGCGGTGGCCGGATCCGCAGTCGCTGGCGGTCGCCAAGCCGGTCGAACTCGAAGCGGTGGTACGTCCCACCGGATTTTTTCGCACCAAGGCGCGGAATCTGATCGGCATGGCGCAGGGAGTGACCGCCGATCATTCGGGGCAGATCCCCGCCTCGATGGACGAATTGCGGTCCCTTCCGGGCGTGGGCCGGAAGACCGCCAATGTGATCCTCGGTAACGCCTTCGGTACCAGTGAGGGGATCACCGTCGATACCCACATCCTGCGGCTCGGCCGGCTCCTCGGCCTCACCCACGGTGACGACGCCGAACGCGTGGAAGAAGAGCTGATGGCCATCGTCCCCCGGGAGGACTGGGCGCTGGTGAGTCACCTTCTCATCTGGCACGGGCGTCGGGTCTGCATCGCCAATCGCCCGCGCTGCGACGAATGCGTGCTGAGTGATCTCTGCCCGTCGGCATTCAAGCCGTCGGTGGGATACAAAGGACGCTGA